The proteins below come from a single Asanoa ferruginea genomic window:
- the rnc gene encoding ribonuclease III: MTNDKRRRPPVAHLEAAFGIGFDVDLLERALTHRSYAYENGGLPTNERLEFLGDSVLGVVITTALFNNHPDLPEGQLAKLRASVVNMRALADVARRLGPGGLGPYLLLGKGEETTGGRDKNSILADTLEALLGALYLQYGLDTTAVVIHRLFDPLMEESAGRGAALDWKTSLQELTATLSLGVPEYRIDEAGPDHAKTFTAWVVVAGKRYGGADGRSKKEAEQRAAETAWRELSDRVTEKVAAPSAAE, from the coding sequence ATGACCAACGACAAGCGACGGCGACCGCCGGTCGCCCACCTGGAGGCCGCGTTCGGCATCGGCTTCGACGTCGACCTCCTCGAGCGGGCGTTGACCCACCGGTCCTACGCCTACGAGAACGGCGGCCTGCCGACCAACGAGCGGCTCGAGTTCCTCGGCGACTCGGTGCTCGGGGTGGTGATCACCACGGCGCTCTTCAACAACCACCCCGACCTGCCCGAGGGGCAGCTCGCCAAGCTGCGCGCCAGCGTGGTCAACATGCGCGCGCTGGCTGACGTCGCCCGCCGCCTCGGCCCGGGCGGCCTCGGGCCCTACCTGCTGCTCGGCAAGGGCGAGGAGACCACTGGCGGCCGCGACAAGAACAGCATCCTGGCCGACACCCTCGAGGCCCTGCTCGGCGCGCTCTACCTGCAATACGGCCTGGACACCACGGCGGTGGTGATCCACCGCCTGTTCGACCCGCTGATGGAGGAGTCCGCCGGCCGCGGCGCCGCGCTCGACTGGAAGACCAGCCTCCAGGAGCTGACCGCGACGCTGAGCCTGGGCGTCCCGGAATACCGCATCGACGAGGCCGGCCCCGACCACGCCAAGACGTTCACCGCGTGGGTCGTGGTGGCCGGCAAGCGCTACGGCGGTGCCGACGGGCGGAGCAAGAAAGAGGCCGAGCAGCGGGCCGCCGAGACCGCGTGGCGGGAGCTGTCCGATCGGGTGACGGAGAAGGTGGCCGCGCCGAGCGCCGCCGAATAG